A segment of the Collimonas fungivorans genome:
AACGGGCACAACGCGCATTGTGGCAAGCGGCGTGGTCGGCTCGTCTGCCTCTTGATTTTCGTCGAGGATGGCGCCCGCATGAACCCATAGTGCTCATCAGTGAGTCGGATTTTTGGGGATTAAATCCCATTGCATCCAGGAGGTCAGCATGGAAAGCCTGATGCAAAACCAAGTCATCCGGATTCTTTCTGGCCATCTTGAGGGGCTCTATCGCATGATCTTAGTCGAGGGGCGAATCGACCTGGCGGTGATGGCCAAACTGAGCTGTACAAGGTCAAGAGAGGGAAGCCGTAGAGGCAGGAAAAAATCCACCGTTCCAAAATCTCCGCGAAAGAAGGCACCACTGCCATTGGTTGGTGGTTTGATCTGGGTCCGTTATAGGGAGCTCGAAAGTCTTGATGCAGAACACATGCTGACAAGAGTAGAAATCGAGCCCGAGAAAAATTATTTCAATCCCATAATCGGAAACAGCGATAAAGAGCGCTATGAAAACCGTAAAAAGGTGATGGCAGGATTTCTTGACTACGACAACCTGAGAGACAGCATCCTTGCTAGCGAAGGGCTTGGGAGTTTGGTTAAGGAGGCGATAGAAAAATCGGGTTCTAGTCGGGCGATGGTATATAAATTCTGGTCGCTCCTATGCCGCTTTGGCATCAGCGAAGCAAGCCTTCGTCCTCGCAGTGCTCGCTGCGGGGCTCCCGGCATTCGCCGTCCCTGCGACCCAGGCGGTCGTAAAAAGGCAGGCCGAAAAACGACCAAGCAGCGGATTGCGAAAGTTTGTGGAATATCGCTACCTCCAGAACAACCTGGGATAAGTACCGTATGGCGCCAATTGATTATGGCGGCTGACCAAAAGATTCCGACGCCAAAACCCGACCATCCTGCCCGATATGTGCAGATACTCAACAGCCATTTTGTTCGACGATATCGCGTAGAAAACGGTGAATTGATTCCTCTTGAACTAAAAAAGGGCGAGTATCCCAACAGCAGTCAAGTGCGTCGGGTTTTGGCTGTCGAGGTGCCACGTCTGCAAAGATTATTAGAGAGAACCACCAAAGGTCACTTCTTGCGCAGTTTTAGGGGGATAACTGCGCACAATTGGAAGGGAGTCGCAGGCCCAGGACATACGTGGGCCATTGATTCAACGATCGGCGATATCTATCTTCGCTCCAGCGTGAACAGGGCGTGGGTCATTGGACGACCAGTGGTCTACATTATTGTCGACATTTGGTCTACTGCCGTAGTTGGCTTTTACGTATGCCTGATCGGTCCCAGTTGGGATATGGCGAAGATCAGCTTGTTTTCTGCCGCGGCTCCTCCTGATTTGATCGCCAGTCTCTGGCAATGCCAGCCAATGGAATGCCTCTCCCCGGTGCCTACAATGCCGGCGGCGCTGATGTGTGACCGTGGCGAATATCTGTCGCGTGCCGCCAGCGTGACTGGTTTTAAGCTGATTCCATGTATGTCGTACGCGCCTCCCTACCGTCCCGACCTGAAAGGACTGGTTGAGGTACTCCATCGCATCAAAAAGGACCGTCAGTATTTATGGATACCAGGGGCTATTGATGCACGCCGTGAAGAATACGAACTGCGACGATTCAATCCGCAGGATGCTGTCTTGACCGTGCGGGAATATGTCTGTTGCTTATCCGTGATCTTCAATGAGTATAATCTCACGGCGAAACGTAACGATCGGGTCGATACCCATATGGCGGCCGCAGGCGTGTTTCCGAGCCCGGCAGGCTTATGGCGTTGGGGGCACGAAATGGGCATCGGAACGCGCCGAACCTTCCCTCAGTCCGAATTGATCACATCACTTTTACCTAGCGAAAGTGCCATTGTGTCGCGCGCCGGCATCAGATTTAGCGGGCTACATTACGAGTCGGATCAGGTCAACGAAGAACAATGGACAGCTCATGTACGAAATTTTGGCAGTTGGAATATTCCTGCCAATTACTTTCCCGGGTCGGTATCGCGTATTTGGACTCCCAATGTAGCGGGAACGGGCCTTTTGGATCTGCAGCTTTCTGAACAAACACGTGCCTCACGAGACCAAACATTTGATGAGGTGCTTGACGCGTTCATGTTTGGCAAACTCAATCGCGCGGAAGTTGAGCACGCTAATGTACTGCTAGCAATTAAGTCTCGTCAAAAAATGGAATCTCTCATTGCCAGCGCACGTGCTCTCACGGACGAGGCCCTGGAGCGACAGCGAGGCGCTGTACCAAGCATCACGGAGTCTAGGCAGTTGGAAAGCAAGGTCGAAGGACAGTTACCGTCCGAACCAAAGGAGCCAAAACCGCCTTCTATCGATGAAGCCCAGGAGGCCTACGTCGATATGATGAAAAACGTGTTTGCGGCTGCAAACACTACGGGAGATTGACAATGGCTATGTCAATTCATGATCCGTATAAAGGCAACATCTTAGTCCAAGGTCTTGGGCCCATTTTGTCGCGCGAAGAAGCGCTGATAGCATTACTTCATTTACCACCATTCCCGGGAGACATGAAAGGTGTCCCGGTCCAGATCCGCCTACATTACTTAATGAGTCTGCGTGACTTGCATATTCCTTTCCTTGAAACCGCGCAGTTGCAGACGACAATGGATTTGATGACTCGGCAAGGATATCGGTATCGAGACCCCATGTTCGCTGAAACCTGGCGCATGATGGGAGGTGAAGTTGGAACGAGAAAACCTATTCGTGCGCCGGCGTCTGCGGCAGTCGTTGTGGGGTACTCTGGAACTGGAAAGACGGAAGCAGTATTGCGGGGGTTGAATACCAATCCTCAACAGGTCATTTTTCATGAGAATTTTCCACACATGACGCGTGGTCTATCGCAAGTTGTTTGGTTATCCACAGATGTACCTGCAAGTGGACGTACTGCCGATTTAGCGAGCAATTTGATGATGGCTTGGGATCATGTCGTAAGGGGAGAACGCTTCGCCCATTCACTCGCAAAAAATCGCCGTAATGGGGCCCAAATGCTTGATGAGTGGTGTCAGGTAGCGTCGAGTCATTTTCTTGGGATATTGCATCTTGACGAGGTGCAGAATTTCTTCAAGATTCAAAGTCTTGAACGTCGCAGGAAGCAGAAGGAAAACGACACCGGGCCAGAGTTGAGTATCGTGGAAGATGCCTGTCTTAAGGGGATATTGAATCTAACTAACAACTGGCAAATTCCGTTAGTTCTATCAGGCACGCCTGATGGTGTCGGTGCTTTGACGAAGCGAATGAGCACAACGCAAAGACTGGTGACGGCGGGTTATCATCCCTTGACGTACTTTGTGGATGCTAAGGATCCGCGCTTTTGTGAAGTGTTTTTTCCTAAGCTGTGCAAATATCAATACGTGACGAAAAAGCTGCCTGTAAGCGACAAGTTCGGTGAAAAGATCATAGAGCTCACCGGAGGTATTCCGCGTATCATGATTGCACTTTGGATTGCAGCTCATCGCGTGGCATTCGAACGATCTACGGACGATCTAATAGTTGAGGATTTCATAAAAGCGTCGGATACCTATCTTGCGCCTGTCGGTCCGGCAGTTGCCGCGTTGCGTTCAAATGATCCGAAGCGTATGGCCCGATACGAAGATGTGATGCTGCGAGACGATGGGTTCTGGGCCACATTTTGGACCCCGGTGCATTGATTTAAATGTAGAAATCACGATCAGATCTGACAAGATATGTCCAAGCGGGAGGATTGCAATTCGAGAAAAATGTCTTGTCAGATCCTTTTCCTTGAGTGGTCGACTCCACTAGTGCAAGGAGTTATTCACGATGCGTGTCTGATAGACAGCAATCATCGATCCAATAAAGTCGGTTTCTCTCATTCGAATTCCAGTGACTACCACTTGCCAGGCGCAATCTAAAATAAGAGAAAATGGATAATCTGTGGGAATAAGGTAAACCACGTGACACAAGTGTTCCGCGCACTGCAGAAGGCGACACTCTCGACTCTGAATGGCATACGGTTACTTTATGCCTCTGCTACGCCACCTCGAAAGCGGGGGTCACATAGTGGTGGGCACTGTTGGTGGCCTCAGATATGGGCCGCCTGAAGTTTAACGACTGCGGAAGACTACGTCTTTCGGGTTGTTTTTTCAGGGCTAAAAGAGCTTCGTCGGCCGAAGCAAATAAGACGCAACAAGCGAGAATGTAGGGTGTAGCTGAAAATGGCAACCCCGATGAGGAAAACACATCGTCCATTTTCTCCAGTTCCACACCCGGTACTTTATCTATGAAGACCGGTAATATGGTGCATAGCCAATCGTGCGGAAATTTAGCCAACACTTGGTCGCTTAACAAAGGTCTGGCAGGTCTAGCGGCACGTGCGCGCGAACGCCTGTCTCTGAAGCCGGCCTTTCGACGAAGCAACGCACGGACAGCGTTCAAATCAAACGGCCTTTCTCGCTCCAACAGAGCAAGCGACATAACGAGAAATTGCTGGATGTATGGGTGTTGTTGACTTAGTGCGGCCCATTCTTCACTCACCATTTTGCTATCTGTTATGAAGCGCGAAGGAGCATTTAAGAATGCCTCCCCGTTGTTTACATATCGCAATGGTTGAAGATGCTTTGAACACATTGTAACCCCCGGCAATTGATGGTGGCGTCGCCAATAACTCATGCCGTAACTTTCCAGATCCAATCTGATGCAATCACTGCAAAGATATGCGCCAAAACGCGCTGATCGCATACCTGTCTTTCGTACCGTCGACCGAACTTGAGTGCTGCCATGAGCCACATTGAATAGGCATGATGTGAACGATCGGTGTAATGGAATTATTGTATGGCGCTGAACAAATTGCGTGAGCTCCATATTGGCTGCACTGCTGAGATGATCCAAATGGCAGGTCTCACGGCGTAATGCTTTGGCGACGTTCGAGCATTGTGTGAGTAGATTAATTACCGCCGCTACAGATGGTAGGCCGTTTGCCCGCATGAGACGCCCCAAATAGGAGCGATCTAGTTCGTCCGGCAATGGCAAAAGTGTGATCATCAGAAATTCGCTTTCTCCAAGACAGGCTAAGTTTTACTTTCAGTGGGTGCCAGAAGTGCCAAGGAGCGAATAACCGCAGCAAGTGCTTTCGAATGAGCTGCGGTACCGTCCCATGTTTCCGCTAATGCCTCGACCAATTCTTGGTTGGCGCGAGTTGAGTCGACGGACGTCTTTTTTGCCATATTTTCTGCATAAATGCATAATTCTTCAAACACTCGGGACTGTCGTAGTCCTCTGCCATTTAAAATTCGGCTTACCTGCGACTGGCTGGCATGGATCGCAGATGCGACATCAGCTTGAGTGATGCTTTTGGATTTGAATACTAGAGCCGCTCTGAATGCGCGAGCCTGGGGATCTGTTTTTGTCATGGGTTAAGCATAGAAATATGCATATATGCATATTTCCACTATAGTTTAGATATCCGAAATGTCCAGTATCTAAACGAGCATGTCGATTTGACGACGGGATATATCGCGGCGTTTCAAGGCAATCTCAATGGCGCGTACGGTACGCGGTAGGCGATCCAGTGCTGATAATTTTGCTTTGAGTTCGGGGATTTCTTGATAGAGATGCCAAAGCATGAGCTTCTTCTTGCCAAGTGTAGGTCGCAGGACTAGCGCAGCTCGTTCCACTTCATGACTTAGCATCAAATCTCTCTCATCCCATTGCACTCTAGGCCGACGTTCGGGAGCACTGGCGTTGCGTGTGGGGGAGCGTTCGGTCAACCAGGCGCGGTCATTTCGATATAGCCACGCATATGCGCCGGGATTCATGTTGCGGATAAATTTCACACCTAAAGTTGCATTCTTTGCCACAAGAGCTGACCATGATGCGCGGGCAGCGTCCTGCGCGGCTTGGTACCGAGCATGTTGCCATTCGGCGTGAAGACCAATCTCTGTGCGGAGCACATGAGTCACCGTTCCGATGGATATATGAAAATTCTCTGCCGCATCAATTTTTTCCGCACCCTGTCGAAGTTGTGCAACCAGGGCCTGGCGGGTCTCCAGCTTTAACTTCTTTGGTCGTCGAGAGACAGTGACACCCATTTGTGCCGCCCACACCATCGCGGTCGCAGTATCAATATTGAGTTCTGCAGCGGCGGCCCGTACGGATCTGTGATCTTCCTGAATACGCTTAGCTAACTTCAGTTTTTTGTTGTCTTGATCTATTGTAGGGAGAGGTGTCGCGCGTTGGCAATTCGGTGCCAGACCGACACCAGGTTCGAATGCCGGCAATATTTGCTCATAGCTTCGAAAAAAATTCTCGTGGCTGCCGAGAAGCCAGTCGATCATCACTACGTGTCGCAATGGATGTGTTCCGGTACGAGGAGCTCTGAGGTGGCGAGACAACTGCTTATATGCTTCATCTACTGTTGCCGGAAGGGCAGAAAGCTCGGGAATCAATCGTAAGGTTTGCGTATGCTGCATGAAATCGATTGCAATTTCACGGAGTCGGAATCCACCCTGAGGCGTCAACAAATTTCGCTTCGCTAGTTCTGCGTGATAAAGCCTGTGCAATTTTGCCATGTCGATTCGAAATGCCGCATCGCTTTCTATAAGGCCCACTGTTAATTGTGTCAGCCGAGAAAAATCGTTAAGCGACGCATGATTTAAGTCTTTGAGGACCCGAGGTAACGGACGAAAATGTGTCTCGTCTGGCAGGTGCCATAAAAATCGCTGGACGCCACTGGACTTGAGGTTTGACTCTTGCAATGGCAAGCTGTGTATGGGGCATACCCACACTCCGGGGTATTGGTGTTGCAGGTGCCAATATGCCCAGCCCCATGTTTCACGGTCTTCGGACATGCACGTCGCGCAGGCTTTGAGTGGGTGATGCGCGCGAAATTGACTCGTCAATAATCCGAGTTCGAATTTTAGATTAGAGACTGTCGGGCCGCGCAGCGTGGCAACAACGCGAGCTTCTTCGCTCGCATTCATGAATTTCTTATAGTAGTGAAGTAAGGTACGCTCGGTACATATCTCGAGCGCTGAGCCAAAGCTATGTTCCGTACGCCTTACAAATTCGTCAATGCAACTTGGCAGATCGTGTTGACTACCGCTTCTAGAGCGACCAAATAGATAGATATTGGTATCCTTTGCGAACTGATGACCCCAAAAGTAATGATGGCGACTGATTAGACTGAACAGTGTTTCGCCTGGGAGCCAGGACAGTAATTCCGCGCTGTCGAATAAATCATGAGTGGTGTTCATGTCATTTGAGGCCGATTCATTATCGTTTAATGAGGCGTCGAGGCGAACGAACGGTACTTCCAAATGGGGATGTCACCTGGCACTTTGCGATCCAGTTCGGAATTTATGGCAGATTAAGCGCTAATTAATCCCATTGCTAGTCAGATCAAGTAGGAATATTCACATGACCATAAAAGTATTTGTTGATACTGAGTTTACCGATTTCATTGATACGCATCTGATCAGTATTGGCATGGCAGCCGATTCAGGAGAAGAATTCTACGCTGAGGTTCCGTACCCCGACCTACCATGTAGCGGGTTTGTCCGTGAAGCAGTTATTCCTTTACTGGGCCGCCTTCCGGGAGCCGCTTGTTCGGTTGATGATCTATACGAGAAGATGATTGTTTGGCTAAAAGATGTAAGGAAGGGGACGGAAGATGTCCAAATCTGTTTCGACTACCAAACAGATTGGGATTTGTTCGCCGATGTGCTGGACTATCGGATCCCACCGTGGTGTCATTCGCGTAGGGTTGGCAATCACATTAACGAGTTATTGCGCTGTGAATTTTACAAAAAGAATAATCTTCCCGAGCATCATGCGCTCTATGATGCATTGGCAAATCGACATGCCTTCCAAGAGGTTCCATCTTCTCTGATGCCATAGATAAAGCTGTCTTAGAATTGACAGTAGCATATGACTATAAAAACAGAAACTAGGATCGATCGACGTATGGCCAATAGCCGAAGCTGCCATGTCTGCGGTTTTTTATATCAGATGTGCCGAATTGCTCTAATGATTTGATAATTAATGGAGGAACTGATGGGGCTAGGACAGCAAAGGCACTCACTGTACTGCGGCTTGCGGGCTGGCCTCTGTTTCGAAGTATTGAACGGTGAAGACGTCCTATACATTAGCGACGTCCCTTTTGAATTGGAAAGGATCGTAGGCAACTGGATCTTTTCCTTGCCTGAGGACCTCCTTGAGCCCACATCACCTAATACCATTTTTCGCGAAGATCCAATTAGGGGCAGAGCGATAACCCGCGCCGTATGCGAGGATTTTATTACTTGGATGCTTGAAATACTCAAGGGTGCCCAAGAGCAGCCAGATTTTCAAGAAAAAGTGATGGCGATAAAGCGCAAAAAGGAAAATTTTTCCAACTAGATAATTGGGAGGAAGCAATGGCAGCCGAAGCTACTGAAAAAAATCGTGGTGCAAGCAACGTCAAAAGAGAAGAAAGATATTGTCGAAAAAAACTAGGAAACTTGGCATTTCAGTTTCTGAGTTAGTGCGGTGTGGGGCTAGAACATATACATCAGAGGCGGAAGATGATGAGTTAGATGTAGTTGCGGATGTGGCAAAGGCTGCGGCTGGGCGCGCATCAGACTCAATTGACGAGGTGCTGGCATTTGTTGAGGCCAGCCTCGTCATTAGACCGGCCGAATTTCGCTGGTGTAGAGCCATGTCATGCACTCTTACTCATTCGGCTTGCGGTGGCCGCAATATGTAAATGTTGATCGGGCTGATTGCATTTCCCTCTGCATCGCGTTTGCACCGATAGCCTTCCGTTTGGATCTGCGAACTGGGACTGACCGTTGCCTCGTCAGAACTTACGAGAATGTCGTTCACGTGAATTGCTAAGTAGGTCTTGTCGCCCGTTTGAAGACTGCCATATGAAAGCTTTGCTGTCTGCCCTTCTGGCAGCCGTTTCCAAATAGCATCAGAAAGAACAAGGCTCGATCCGTGTTCGTTGTAGGGCGCAAGGAATCGATAATTTAGGCGGCGAACACCATCAGTGATAGAAAACTTAAAACTAGACGCATCGATCGAAGACGGAGCATATTCAAGTATAGTGACGCCTTGATCCTGGCGTTTCAGTTTCAGTACTAGGTTGTCTTCTATGTGAGATCTAATCCGCGCCGTCCCTGAACCTCGTTCCATATTGGCTAGCGAAAGAGCATATAGGCGCGAAGCAATATCCGCATCCCTAACGTCGCTTCGTAGTTGTGCGTCCTTAATGTAATAGGACCGCGTTACTGAATGATCGCTGTTCGGCGCCGAGCGCCCCGAAAGCAAGTCAAAAATTCCACGGGAATCGTGCTTGCCTTGCGTGAACGGATCGTCGAATGACTCCCAGCAGTTTTGAGATAGCAGGCCCATTTTGTAGAGGAACTGCTCCGAGATATCGCGATAATTGTCTCCAACGCCGACCTCGTACGCAGCACCGATGTCCGAATGGGCGCCTGGCAATATAAGTAAATTGATCCGGTGAACGTTGAACGGATTTGTTATGCCAGAATTTGAGGGCGCCGTGGTGTCATGATCATCGCGGTCAATGACGGGAACGAAAAGTGAACGCGGCTCGTCTTTGGCAACCATGTGGATCAGGTAGTCGAGTGATGCAGGGAGTGACAGTTGCAGCGTATCCATCTGACCGGTAGAGACAGTATCGTAGAGCATTGCGTAGAAATGCGGTGTACCGTCCGGGGCAACAACCCCGGCGGATGACTTAGGCCAATCTTGTTCAACGATATTCATGAAGTGCCGCGCGATCGCTGCACCTCTGCTAAATCCGACCACAAATATCCGAATCTCGACGTTGGGATCGGCTGCCAACCAAGCAGATGCCTGAACGAAAAATTCGCGTTTAGCATGTTGGGCTATGCTGGTGCTGGTGTAACCGACAAGGCCATCGAGCCAATTCCTAAAGTATTCGTTTTGCATTCCTGGACCGGGGTAATAACGTGCCTCTATGCGTTTGGCGATGTGCGCCACAACTGTTGGTCGTTCGTCGACACTGACGCGGGTAGCATCATTCATCGTGCCGTCAAAGGCGACCTTGTATATTTTTACGGATCGACCGTCGAGCGGATGAGTGATCAAAGGAACGCTGGATTCAGGTTTCTTATAGGTGACCTCAACCAGTTCACGATCTGTGGCAGTGACGGCAATAGGGCGGCTACCTGAAAATATCGAGCACCCGCAAAGCAAGGCCGTGAGAGCCATCGCAGGAATATACCAACCCTTGAATGATTTTCGCTTAACAGAAATATTTAAGTAATTGAAGATATTGCGCATGTGTGCTGAATCCTAATTCGAATAGAAAAGCTATTTCTGTTCTGCGTTGCCGGCGATTCGAAAGGTACACGAAGCTGCGGCAATTAGCGGTAGCGCTAACAAAATTTGTCAGTTTCCCAGTCAAATCTTGTCCACATTTTGGTAGTACAAGTGCGGATCACTTCCAGATTTTTTAACTGGATTCGTGCGGCTACATGTTCGACATCGATTTGGCACGGATCGTGCCTATGGTATCTCACGACGATGAGTACATGCGTACTGGGTCGGTATTGTGCCTCCACATTTACCGTTCGAAACTCCTTCTGAAAAATAATTTTTCCCTTTTATAGGTGCAAAAATTCTTCTTGCGGACACTTTTATCTTTTGAAAAATATGACATCTCTTTCGAAAAAACAATTTTTCATAGCGGTCTCCGCCTGCCTGATACTCAGCGCGTGCGGTGGCGGCTCAAGTGATACTGGCACGGGCTCCACTTCAACTGGCACGGGCTCCACTTCAACTGGCACGGGCTCCACTTCAACTGGTACAGGCTCCACTTCAACTGGTACAGGTTCCACTTCAACTGGTACAGGTTCCACTTCAACTGGTACAGGTTCCACTTCAACTGGCACGGGGTCAAATGGATCCGGTGGCACATCGTCGGGAGGTACCGGCGGAACTTCCGGTTCATCTAGCCCCCAGGGATCTGTGGCTCCCTCCACAGGATGGGCCAACGTAAAAATGGGGGGGGGGGGCTATGTCCCCGGCGTCATCTACCATCCTACCGTAGCCAATCTGCGTTACGCCCGAACGGATGTCGCCGGCGTATACCGGTGGGACAATGGCAATTCCAAGTGGACTGCGCTCACTGATGGTTTTGGCCGGCCGGATGGCAGCAATGAAGGAGCCGAGAGCATGGCTGTCGACCCGACGAATGCCAATAAGGTCTATATGACGACGAGCATGTCTGTCTCATATGGAAACGGACGATTCTATTACTCGTCCAATCAAGGCAACACGTGGAACTACGTGAATCTTCCGTTCCCGGTCGGTTCCAATGACCAGGGCCGTGCGATCGGTGAACGGCTGATGGTCGACCCTAATCTACCCTCGACATTGTTTTATGCGTCGCGCACGGCAGGGCTGTGGAAAAGCACGAACTACGGGATGAACTGGAGCCAAGTGACATCGCTGTCTCCGTACGTGATGACGACCAACGACATCTCGGGTTCCACCAGTGGGAGTCCGATTGGGGTGGAGTTCGTCACATTTGACACCACCGTCCCGACGACTGGCTTCACTCCCACCGGGAGCGCCACCAAAACCATCTACATCGGCATCGCTCCCGACTACAAAGGCCTTGCGGGGCTTTCGTCCTACCTCTACAAGTCGACCGATGGCGGCGCCACTTGGGCGGCAGTATCAACCCCCAGCGTCGTGACGAGCGCCATAGGAAGTAACCAAGTTCATATTCCGCACCTGGCGCGCGCCGCTGATGGAATGTTCTATGTGCCTTTTACCACTGGCGCGGGGCCAGCCAGCGGTGCGCCTTCGTTTCTTTATAAGTTCGATGGCAATAATTGGACGCAACTGATCTCCTCCGCCTCTGGGTACTATGGTGGCATTGGAGGTCTCTCAGTTCAGGGTACCGGTACGAGCACCAAAATCGCTTTTGGCGTATCAGGCACATGGGGCGACGGCACCTGGGTTCAGATAGTGATGCGCTCCGCTGACGGCGGGCAAACCTGGGCCGAAATCGGCAGGTCAGGCGACTCCAACGGATCCCACAATTATCACGATGCGAGTGGGACCACTAGTGCGGCCAGTCCGAGTTACTGGGGGTGGGTCGACGACCTGAAGATCGATCCTTTCAATGCCAATCATGTGTCCTATGTGGTTGGCGGCGGGGTTTGGTCGACAACCGAAGCCTTCTCGACACCGACCCCACACTGGACCTTTGACGTCAACGGCATTGAGGAAATGGTCAACCTTGCGATGATGGCGCCACCACCGGGAGCTTCGTACATTCTGGCCAGCGGGCAGGGAGATACCGGTATTTACGTTCATACATCCCTGACTGCCGCGGCAACCCGTTCACCAAACCTGGGAACGTCGCCCCTTTGGGGCGGCGGCAACGGGACCGGAATCGATATGGCCTGGAATAAGCCGTCCTATATTGCAGCGGTAGGAACCATCGCGACGTCCAAAGGGGCATATTCAACCGACTCCGGCGTCACCTGGACGAATTTTCTGACCTTGCCGCCGTCTGCATCGGCTGCTGGCGATGAATCCAAAGTGGCGGTAACGGCCGATGGTTCCAATGTGATCTGGGCGGTCGCGGGCAAGGTTCCCTACTACACTACCGACAATGGTGCCAGTTGGACTGCAACCAACCTCCCGACTCCGGTGGTGGCCTATCATATTGCAGCCGACCGAAAAAACCCGCTCAAGGTGTATGCCTACGAACACGGGGGGAATTGGTGGTATCCGTCAAATTCTGGGAAATTCTATTATTCAACGAACGGGGGACATACCTTCACCGCCAGTTCGCAGACCTGGGGGCCAAACGGCAACAACGTGACCGATTTGGCGGTGAATCCATTCGCCGAGGGCGATGTCTGGCTGGCCGACGCCAACAACCTGTGGCATTCCGTTGACTCCGGGGTCACCTGGACCAAGCTGACCGCAATGGCAACGGTAGGGGTGGAATACACGAATGTGCATGGCGCCATCAAGGTCGCTCTGGGAGTGCCTGCGGCGGGTTCCAGCTACTCGGCGGCTGTCTACCTTGTCGGCACGATCAATGGAACAGACGGGGTTTACCGGTCCGACGACAGGGGCGTTACCTGGGTCCGTATCGACGACGACAATCACCGCTACGGTGGCGTTTCGCGGATCGTAGCCGATACTAGCGTCTATGGCCGGGTATTCATGGCTGGTCGGGGAATGATCTACAACTACTGAGTTAGCTTCAATCCGGAATGTCGTTGAACTGATGCGGCGACACTCCGGTGTATTTTTTTGAATTGGATATGAATGTCGTGTCCGTATAGCGATCTAAATATGACAGCTAACGCGCCTCGAAACGTCAAAAGGTCGCCTATCGCGGCCAAATGGACATTCCATTTTCAATGTTATTTCCAAGTATATTAAAAGGCCAGAGCGTGCACAATCCTAGGAACGAAGACGATGATAAACTTTCACCGACAGTTCTGGACACAAGCGATACCGGTGGCAATGAGTGGTATGCCAACGGCATGTCCCGCCGTAATTTCATGTCCAGTATCGGCATCCTGTTACTGGCGGGTTGCGGTGGCGGCGGCGACATGTCAACCGCGACAAGCGTTGGCGATACTGGCGCTACGCCCGCCACCCCGGTGCCGGCAGCGGCGCCAGTCGTACCTGCAAGCCCCGGCGCGGCACCAGTTACAACCATAACGTCAGTTACAACCACGACGCCGGAAACCACACCGGAAACCCCCACGACTCCGGCCAGTACTGCATTTGTTCATCCAGGCCTGCTGCATACCCAGGCCGATTTTGACCGCATGAGCCAAAAGGTGAAGGCGAAA
Coding sequences within it:
- a CDS encoding DUF2235 domain-containing protein, which produces MRNIFNYLNISVKRKSFKGWYIPAMALTALLCGCSIFSGSRPIAVTATDRELVEVTYKKPESSVPLITHPLDGRSVKIYKVAFDGTMNDATRVSVDERPTVVAHIAKRIEARYYPGPGMQNEYFRNWLDGLVGYTSTSIAQHAKREFFVQASAWLAADPNVEIRIFVVGFSRGAAIARHFMNIVEQDWPKSSAGVVAPDGTPHFYAMLYDTVSTGQMDTLQLSLPASLDYLIHMVAKDEPRSLFVPVIDRDDHDTTAPSNSGITNPFNVHRINLLILPGAHSDIGAAYEVGVGDNYRDISEQFLYKMGLLSQNCWESFDDPFTQGKHDSRGIFDLLSGRSAPNSDHSVTRSYYIKDAQLRSDVRDADIASRLYALSLANMERGSGTARIRSHIEDNLVLKLKRQDQGVTILEYAPSSIDASSFKFSITDGVRRLNYRFLAPYNEHGSSLVLSDAIWKRLPEGQTAKLSYGSLQTGDKTYLAIHVNDILVSSDEATVSPSSQIQTEGYRCKRDAEGNAISPINIYILRPPQAE
- a CDS encoding dockerin; this encodes MAVDPTNANKVYMTTSMSVSYGNGRFYYSSNQGNTWNYVNLPFPVGSNDQGRAIGERLMVDPNLPSTLFYASRTAGLWKSTNYGMNWSQVTSLSPYVMTTNDISGSTSGSPIGVEFVTFDTTVPTTGFTPTGSATKTIYIGIAPDYKGLAGLSSYLYKSTDGGATWAAVSTPSVVTSAIGSNQVHIPHLARAADGMFYVPFTTGAGPASGAPSFLYKFDGNNWTQLISSASGYYGGIGGLSVQGTGTSTKIAFGVSGTWGDGTWVQIVMRSADGGQTWAEIGRSGDSNGSHNYHDASGTTSAASPSYWGWVDDLKIDPFNANHVSYVVGGGVWSTTEAFSTPTPHWTFDVNGIEEMVNLAMMAPPPGASYILASGQGDTGIYVHTSLTAAATRSPNLGTSPLWGGGNGTGIDMAWNKPSYIAAVGTIATSKGAYSTDSGVTWTNFLTLPPSASAAGDESKVAVTADGSNVIWAVAGKVPYYTTDNGASWTATNLPTPVVAYHIAADRKNPLKVYAYEHGGNWWYPSNSGKFYYSTNGGHTFTASSQTWGPNGNNVTDLAVNPFAEGDVWLADANNLWHSVDSGVTWTKLTAMATVGVEYTNVHGAIKVALGVPAAGSSYSAAVYLVGTINGTDGVYRSDDRGVTWVRIDDDNHRYGGVSRIVADTSVYGRVFMAGRGMIYNY